The DNA window aTCCTTATTCTACGAAGCTCCCCTTGGATACAGCATTGAAGACATTCGACCAAACGGTGGCATCAAGAAGTTCAGATCTGCTGCTTACTCCAACGTTCGTATCTCTGTTAATGCTGATTGTGACCTACATGGTTTTGATTATAATCTGTCTCATATATCAAATGCTTACATATTCTCTTTTTTTGTGCAGTGCGCTCGCAAACCATCCTGATATCGTCTTACTCAATTAGGCTACCCGACCACATTAAGtggtttattaattttaattttctgcaTTTagttattagttttatttttcaacaaTTTCTCTTCCTGTTCTCGTTCCTCTTCCTCTCTCTCTCCGCGACTGTGACATCTTCAGCTGCTGCATCTTTTGGCTGTGCTTTATTCAAAACACTTTACTACTGTGACCATGGCTGCCTCTGCAATTGGTTTTGAAGGTTATGAGAAAAGACTAGAAATATCATTTTTTGAGCTTGGCATGTTTGTTGACCCTGAAGGAAAGGGCCTTCGCGCTCTGTCGAAGGCTCAGTTGGATGAGATTCTCGGGCCAGCTGAGTGCACTATTGTTGATTCATTGTCAAATGATGATGTAGACTCCTATGTCCTTTCTGAGTCTAGCCTCTTTGTGCATTCGTACAAGATCATCATTAAAACCTGTGGGACTACTAAGCTGCTTTATGCTATCCCACCAATCTTGAAGCTAGCTGAAACCCTATCTCTGAAAGTAAAATCTGTGAGGTACACTCGAGGGAGCTTCATTTTCCCTGGAGCTCAATCATTTCCTCATCGCAGTTTCTCTGAAGAAGTTGCTGTCTTAGATGGTCATTTTGGGAAGCTTAGTGCAGGCAGTACAGCTTATATTATGGGTGGGTTCGACAGCCCGCAGAaatggcatgtttactctgcaTCTGCAGAATGTACTATCACATCTGACCCTGTCTACACTGTTGAAATGTGTATGACCGATTTGGACCGGGAAAAGGCTTCAATTTTCTACAAGAACAAATCAGCTTCTGCCGCTGCCATGACTGTTGATTCTGGCATAAGAAAGATTCTCCCAAACTCAAAGATCTGTGATTTTGAATTTGATCCATGTGGATATTCTATGAATGCTATTGAAGGTGCTGCTATTTCTACAATCCACATTACCCCTGAAGATGGTTTCAGCTATGCTAGCTTTGAAATGGTTGGATATAATCCAAAAGAAGTGAACCTGAGCCAACTGGTTCGCAGGGTGTTGTCATGTTTTAAACCGAGTCAGTTCTCTATTGCTGTTCATGCTGATGTTGCAGGTCAACGACTAGTGCAGACTTGTTCACTGGATGTTAAGGGATACTGTCGCGGAGAGAGTAGCTTTGAAGAGCTTGGAATGGGTGGTTCCATCGTCTACCAGAAGTTTGATATGACTACTGGAGACATCGGCTCTCCTAGGTCAACTCTTAAATGCTGCTGGAAAGAGGACGAATCGGAAGATGATTATTAGTTCCTTTACTCTATTTTCGTTGcatgtcaaaataaaaataactgcTGTCTGGTTAGCCTGACAGCAGAAGTGTCAttgtgttgttttttttatttgtctgtCTGTTTTTGATTACCGTTATCaacttttgttatgtttgattgtatttgctCCGAGTTTATGAAAGTTTGTTGTTAAAGATGGCATAATTACATGTTCTTCACTGTTGTATGATTTTTGCTATTCTTGCTTGCTCAGTTCTCTCTCTAAAGCCTATGGTTTTTTTGTTAATCGAGATTTGGTCATTTCTGCATCTCACATGAGAAAATTACTAGCAATTGAAGGCTTTGTGTCATTGAAGGGATGCATTGTAAAAGGCTGCAGTATTTAAGTTGCATATGCT is part of the Mercurialis annua linkage group LG3, ddMerAnnu1.2, whole genome shotgun sequence genome and encodes:
- the LOC126671486 gene encoding S-adenosylmethionine decarboxylase proenzyme, with the translated sequence MAASAIGFEGYEKRLEISFFELGMFVDPEGKGLRALSKAQLDEILGPAECTIVDSLSNDDVDSYVLSESSLFVHSYKIIIKTCGTTKLLYAIPPILKLAETLSLKVKSVRYTRGSFIFPGAQSFPHRSFSEEVAVLDGHFGKLSAGSTAYIMGGFDSPQKWHVYSASAECTITSDPVYTVEMCMTDLDREKASIFYKNKSASAAAMTVDSGIRKILPNSKICDFEFDPCGYSMNAIEGAAISTIHITPEDGFSYASFEMVGYNPKEVNLSQLVRRVLSCFKPSQFSIAVHADVAGQRLVQTCSLDVKGYCRGESSFEELGMGGSIVYQKFDMTTGDIGSPRSTLKCCWKEDESEDDY